A region from the Beduinella massiliensis genome encodes:
- a CDS encoding ATP-binding cassette domain-containing protein: MSRIVLSGIEKYYGDNHVLKDVNLTIEDGEFMTLLGPSGCGKTTTLRVVAGLERPQGGTMTLDGRVIINAREQFFESPKNRGLNLVFQSYALWPHMTVFDNVAFGLQVEKRPKSEIKRMVENALSRMQIEQFAARYPSELSGGQQQRVAIARAIASAPKLLLLDEPLSNLDAKLRIDMRSEIKRLHKDMGTTVIYVTHDQVEALTMSTRIAVFFDGAIEQVDAPMMVYQNPVSLRVAEFIGNPRINLLPGTARVEEGTMHVECALGRYAFDRAAFTEATPASGSFECAVGLRPEQLELSRAPSDGAAEAHVYSGMPAGSETLIQLRVGSESLLCKQLGLKTYDADERLYLSIHPDMINVFDRRSGALVKLAAAQ; encoded by the coding sequence ATGAGCCGGATCGTGCTTTCAGGAATCGAAAAGTATTACGGGGACAACCACGTATTAAAAGACGTGAACCTCACCATCGAGGATGGGGAATTCATGACGCTGCTGGGACCCTCCGGCTGCGGCAAGACCACCACACTGCGCGTCGTCGCGGGGTTGGAGCGCCCGCAGGGCGGCACCATGACGTTGGACGGGCGCGTCATCATCAACGCCAGGGAACAGTTCTTTGAATCGCCCAAGAACCGCGGGCTCAATCTGGTGTTCCAGTCCTACGCGCTGTGGCCGCACATGACGGTCTTCGACAACGTAGCCTTCGGGCTGCAGGTCGAAAAGCGCCCCAAGTCCGAGATCAAGCGGATGGTGGAAAACGCCCTTTCCCGCATGCAGATCGAGCAGTTCGCGGCCCGCTATCCCTCGGAGCTCTCGGGAGGCCAGCAGCAGCGCGTCGCCATCGCGCGCGCCATCGCCTCCGCGCCCAAGCTGCTTCTGCTGGACGAGCCGCTCTCCAACCTGGACGCGAAACTTCGCATCGACATGCGCTCGGAAATCAAGCGTCTGCACAAGGACATGGGCACGACCGTCATCTACGTCACGCACGACCAGGTGGAGGCGCTCACCATGTCCACGCGCATCGCGGTCTTCTTCGACGGGGCGATCGAGCAGGTCGACGCACCGATGATGGTCTATCAGAACCCGGTTTCCCTGCGCGTAGCCGAGTTCATCGGAAATCCGCGCATCAACCTGCTGCCCGGAACCGCGCGCGTGGAGGAAGGCACGATGCACGTCGAGTGCGCCCTCGGGCGTTACGCGTTCGACCGCGCCGCCTTTACGGAGGCGACGCCGGCAAGCGGTTCGTTTGAGTGCGCGGTAGGCCTGCGCCCTGAGCAGCTGGAGCTGTCGCGCGCGCCGTCGGACGGCGCGGCGGAGGCGCACGTCTATTCCGGCATGCCTGCCGGCTCCGAGACGCTCATACAGCTGCGCGTGGGCTCTGAAAGCCTGCTCTGCAAGCAGCTCGGCCTCAAAACCTACGACGCGGACGAACGCCTCTACCTGTCCATCCATCCCGACATGATCAACGTATTCGACAGGCGCTCCGGCGCGCTGGTCAAGCTGGCCGCCGCGCAGTAA